DNA from Ananas comosus cultivar F153 linkage group 12, ASM154086v1, whole genome shotgun sequence:
GAAAGGACGATGGGCAATACTTAGAGGAACGTCTTATTATCCTTTGAAGGTTGCATGTAGAATTATATTAGCATGTGCTCTTCTTTACAATCATATTCGTAGGGGATACCAATTGATCCATACGAGAATGAGCTTGATGAAATTGACCCAATCAATGGGATACAAAGAGACAACATAACATATATTAAAACTTCTGATACTTGGTATATCCGTCGAGATGAATTAGCATTACAAATATGGAATGAATGGAGGGGTTAAATGTACTATTTAGTATTAGATGTTAAAATAAAGATGTTAGAATAAATACAAGGTACTCTTTGTGATGTACTTGTCATCTTCATGTACTTTTTGTTTATCTATTTTCTTATACTCGTTTTTACTTTGATACTATAATTAAACCTTACTCTTTAATGCTtcctatttaattttgatttatctATTTTGCCTTGTCATTTGTTATTTATCTATATGAACAAATCCTTTTTAGGATGGAGGAAGTGTTGTCACAACAAACATcgaaagcaaaaaataaaggaaTTAAGCACCAATGGACTAAGCACGAGAACGAAAAACTAATTGAGTGCCTACTAGATCTTGCTAATTCGGGATAATGGAGGGCTAACAATGGGATATTTAGAAATAGTTATCTACAACAATTGAAaagatgaatgcatgagaagATTCCATATTGTGAGCTCAAAGGAGTGCCTCATATTGAATCTCGATTTAAGTTATGGAAGAGATAATACAGTGCAATTTTTGAGATGCTTGGACCGAGTGCAAGTGGTTTTGGCTGGAGCAATAAGAACAAATGTGTTGAATGTGACAAGAATATTGTTTATGATAACTAGGTTAAGgtatgtaatttttttcttttcttttcgttttatTCTTATACTTCAATAgctttaaaatgttaaaataaataCATCCTCTTTTTGTCGAGTTAAAGTCTAACATCTTGAATATTGTTGTAGAGTCATTTGAATGCCGTCAGGTTGAGAGGCAAGTCTTTTTCCTATTTCGAGGAGTTATCGATAGTGTTCGGAAAGGATCAAGCAATCGGTATTACAGCAGAATCTCCTGCAGATACCGTTGCAAATATCGAAGGCAAAGAAACCAATCAAAGAGCATCTGCCCAAAATGCTGATGTGGAGATGGCAATCACAGATGAAAGCAGTGGTTTAGGGCCAACCAATTCGAGTGCTGGTCAGTcaagaaaaacaagaaaaagaagaccCTCAGCTACAGAAGGCTTAATTAATGAATCTTTTAATGCAATGTTACGCTCCATTAACAGCGTGTTTGGAAATGCTAGCGAAAGTATCTCTAAATGAGCTAGTTGTTTCCAATTTATGGCAACTGATGCAATTCGAAAGGAAAAATAGTTTGAAGAGCTTTTGAAGGTTTAGGGACTTGTCAATAATGATCGTATGGTTGCTTACGATATCTTAATATCTGATACAACCAAACTGAATGGATTTTACGGAATTCCGGTTGAGTTTAGAAAGGAATATATTGAGTATAATCTAACTACACGTAGATAAAGTTGTTTATGTTTTGCAATGACTAGAGGATATCAAACTTTGGTATTTTGTTTATGTTTTCAATGTCTATGAAGTGTTGAACTTATTGGTTATTTGCTTTTTATTCTACACTAGTGAAAAGACCCGCGCTTCGCAGCGAGTAGAAACTATAGAACctaccaataaaaaaaataaaaaagtattcattaatgaaaaaaaaacctGTCATGGACGGGGCGATTGACACGTCGGAATGCTAACCCCTCACCTTTAACCTCTGTTAATGGTGGAGCCCTATGTTGCCGCAATCACAAGAGGTTGCGCCACCGCCACTGCCACCGACATTACCGGGAACCTCATCCTCATCCTTGACTACGAATTCTAGTACATCACCCACCATATCCACcaactcttctcttctctctttctttgcaTCTTCGGAAACTCttccctctccttcttctccaacaaaaaaaaaaaaaacaaaaaaatcacaaaagagagaaagaagtgaTTAAACGAAGCTGACCTTGATGCGGATGTTTACGACGGTGATGTGGAGTGTAGAGAGGAGGCCGTGGATAGTGGTGTGGCGGAGGAGATCGGGATCGACGCAGGGGGAGGAGCGGACGGTATTGGCGCCCTCGACTCGGATCACACCGAAAAAGGCATTAGATCAATCAGTCATCACCCCATCTTTTAGTGAATCTATAtatactgaaaaaaaataagataataaaaaaatgacaaTGAAGAAAGTAGAAGAAAAACCACAACGTATGGGGAAGAGAAACAGTCGTATGAAAAAGATAAATGACCGTATGGGAAAGATAAACTGTCACATGGGAAAGAGAAAACGGTTAAAGAAAGATGAGAGGCCGGGAAGAGCAAACTTGAAGATGGAGCCCACACCCAACCTTGAAGGTAGGGCTGCCACGTGGATTCATTTTGGGGATTAATATAGAGTTATAGATGTTGCTTTCTTGTTTGGATTTGTTATGGATATTTGATAgtacttaaaaatttttatttttgaactatTGTCTTTGTTGATGATGATGCTATTACTGTttcaatattataatttttgagctTGTTTGAATATTGTGATGCAAATTTTGTAGTTAATTTGCAATAAATGTGTCGAATTTGTTTGAACtgattagttttaattttatatagagttttgctatTAACTTGAAGTATCTGTAGGTTTGTTAATTTTCAAAtgttaatttttgtttaaaaatattagatttgttaatttttatttaattttttttgctattgttATTAACTTGCCAATTTGTACTATTGGTTTATTTGTATTAGTAATCAATTTGTATACATCGAAAAATGTATATTAGCATGTCATTTCTGCTTAGAATATTGAGTATAATACAATTTTTGTTAATATTACTACTAACATTGTTTAAATTAACTAATGAAACAAACACATTAATCTACCATACTAGCAATTTCAAATAATATGACTACGCGAACCAAACATTGAAATGCTACATCCCTAGTAATAGAATGAGTAGGAATCAAATTCTTGGACAcgcttttattcctagtaatctatcatagtgcgaaccaaacgcacccaaaTTTAATAGGAGTCAGTAAACCGAGAAAGTTTATAATGTAGCAGTTATATCATATCATTTATGTCTAGCCaattatattttcttcttttgcaaaaaaaaatgacgAATCGTCGACGTTAACTATTAATTCGAAAAGGTCGAGCTATTAGAAAGATACAAGCAAGTAGGACCTGAGAACTTCACCGTAAGTGGGAAGAGGAAAAGCGATTTTCGGCGAAAATTAATCACTTTTGCTATTTGGTTCACCGTAATATTACTTCGGTCGAAAGTTCGGTTCAACCAAAacaccgaattttttttttttgagagatagatagcgtgctaccggcttcgtttattttatttagaaataaacttagctgaaaatgtgaatcaactagggttcgaccttggaacctcgggtactaaccaccaattcctttgccacttgcgctagggacagttGGTCAAAACACTGAAATTGACTTCGCTCTCCCAtagggcgaagtcaattccgATGAAGTGAAGGGAAAGAAATTGAGAACTTAATTATGGTGATGTTTATAATTACTCTCTCATGAGTTGAagtgaagaattttttttttttttacctctcaCTGTTCTTCTCTCCGCTCTCATTTTGGATATGATATTGTTATTTTGGATGTGATATTGGTATGCGTGatatattttgtcattttaGATATAATATCTTGAGTAATGCTAATTGTATAGtttattcaaatatattttattatggaagtaattaattttttatttagatttcgTGTTTCAAATATGATTAAGTTTGTTAGCTAAGTTTCAAAATATCCTTTATTTAATTTGCACATTTAAAAAACGATAAAAATTactttgttaaatgttaataattctttaactttaaaattttatttgttacattattataatttatataaaaaataatataattattttaaattttattttataattctataaacatataattacattattttttttatttattataatttattatttattaagttagaaaatagacaataatattATGTAAGAGGTAAATTTATCAGAGGTGTGGGAATTGAATAATTTTCGgtaaaacaaataaagaaagtGGGGAACTGTATTTTTTGCGTCATTCACTTCCtgccaaacaaacagcagaactgACAAAACTTCACTTCCACATCTAGGAACAAATAGTAGAGGTGAAATAATTTTCATATGAGCTCTAGTTCAACCGAAAGTCCACTTTAATCAAAAGTCTACTTATTTTGAAACAAATATGCCCTTATAAAGCATACGGACATGACACCTATAGATCTCAACTGTGACCCGGCCCAACCAAGCTCACGCCACTCCGAACAAGACTCTACCCAACCCAACCTTTCGTCATTCCGAACTTCTGCTCAAACTAGCTTCCCGCCATACTGTAGAATACTGATTcttttaaatcaataaaaaaatataataaaaatattttttaaaaaaattataatgaaatgGATAAATTCTATGAGGATTATTTGATTGATTGAGATGCTACATCAGTATATAATTGTTgaattctagatttttttt
Protein-coding regions in this window:
- the LOC109718811 gene encoding uncharacterized protein LOC109718811 — protein: MIISTNRKGIARHLGFPYSRTSCVEGGSNFKKVPARGREHYNDIYGESFECRQVERQVFFLFRGVIDSVRKGSSNRYYSRISCRYRCKYRRQRNQSKSICPKC